One Indicator indicator isolate 239-I01 chromosome Z, UM_Iind_1.1, whole genome shotgun sequence genomic window carries:
- the TRIM14 gene encoding tripartite motif-containing protein 14, which translates to MSDRCNGEKFLPAFTARDEESTRSCRPRGPLRQGQAAAGSHRQRFSLAPAATTRGPAPRAPPALTARRAAAGGVPLSRLSGSSAPAMAHGVAWGSTARLCVVHAGRPLELFCEDCGHCVCALCPALGPHRGHRACLLRDAVCRKQELMALCLKDLEKRKEQEAGNRRSIEQAASELKAHAIMSKRQLSDRMTELQLLLREEESLAKNFIDEKTQQALEAHNQQLESCQEKLEALETLSVRIRQIQQHSDPIQFLEKYTEIKKETEEPRHLLEQWHPIPLSFEHVLNHYKQFMTALQAILQKPLEARLKKDVLSSLNATAKKQPGAVLKTLSPIDRLLFLKHARSPTWEYDSLHPRLKLSDDRLVVSCNWRKIFYPCGPQRFDKLWQVLSRDAFFAGSHYWEVDLLHAGAGWWIGAAYPSIGRKGDSETCRLGWNRASWCLKKFDVEYWAFHKGERIPIKIEDDPDRIGIFLDYEAGILSFYNVSDGMAHLHTFHCKFTEPVYPALRLWEGSIGICKLT; encoded by the exons ATGTCAGACA ggTGCAACGGAGAAAAGTTCTTGCCAGCCTTTACCGCGCGGGATGAGGAATCAACCCGCAGCTGCCGCCCGCGGGGACCGCTCCGGCAGGGCCAGGCCGCAGCTGGCAGCCACAGGCAGCGCTTCTCTCTCGCGCCCGCGGCTACTACCCGTGGTCCCGCCCCCCGCGCGCCGCCAGCGCTTACCGCCCGAAGGGCGGCGGCAGGCGGAGTGCCGCTTAGTCGCCTCAGCGGCAGCTCGGCGCCCGCAATGGCGCACGGGGTAGCGTGGGGCTCAACAGCACGGCTCTGTGTCGTCCACGCGGGGCGGCCGCTGGAGCTGTTTTGCGAGGACTGCGGGCACTGCGTCTGCGCCCTCTGCCCGGCCCTGGGTCCGCACCGCGGACACCGTGCATGCCTCCTGCGCGACGCCGTCTGCCGCAAGCAG gaactgatggcattgtGTTTGAAGGatcttgaaaagagaaaagagcaagaagCTGGTAACAGAAGGAGCATAGAGCAGGCTGCTAGTGAACTGAAG GCACATGCCATTATGAGCAAAAGGCAGCTGTCAGACCGAATGACTGAGCTCCAGTTACTGCTTCGGGAAGAGGAGAGTCTGGCAAAAAACTTCATTGATGAAAAGACTCAGCAAGCCCTGGAAGCGCATAATCAGCAGTTGGAGTCTTGCCAAGAAAAGCTTGAAGCCCTGGAGACCTTGTCAGTTCGAATCAGACAAATACAACAGCACAGTGATCCTATTCAATTCTTGGAG AAGTACACCGAAATCAAGAAAGAAACGGAGGAGCCCAGGCACCTGTTAGAACAGTGGCATCCGATACCTCTCTCCTTTGAACATGTTCTTAACCATTATAAGCAATTCATGACAGCTCTTCAGGCCATTCTACAGAAACCACTAGAAGCTCGGCTTAAAAAAG ATGTTTTGAGTAGCCTTAATGCCACTGCAAAGAAGCAGCCTGGAGCAGTGTTGAAAACCTTGTCTCCCATTGACCGGTTGCTTTTCTTAAAAC ATGCAAGATCACCAACCTGGGAATATGACAGCCTTCACCCAAGGCTGAAGTTATCTGATGACCGTCTTGTAGTAAGCTGTAACTGGAGGAAGATATTTTACCCTTGTGGTCCTCAGAGATTTGATAAATTATGGCAAGTGCTAAGCAGAGATGCTTTCTTTGCTGGGAGCCATTACTGGGAAGTTGACCTGCttcatgctggagcaggatggTGGATTGGTGCAGCCTACCCTTCCATTGGCAGGAAAGGTGACTCTGAAACCTGTCGACTGGGCTGGAATAGAGCATCTTGGTGCCTGAAGAAGTTTGATGTTGAGTACTGGGCATTTCACAAGGGGGAAAGAATTCCCATCAAGATAGAAGATGATCCTGATCGCATTGGCATTTTTCTGGATTACGAAGCGGGAATCCTTTCATTCTACAATGTTTCAGATGGCATGGCTCATTTACACACCTTCCACTGCAAGTTCACAGAACCAGTTTACCCAGCTTTGAGGCTCTGGGAAGGGTCTATTGGAATATGCAAACTAACATag